A genomic stretch from Psilocybe cubensis strain MGC-MH-2018 chromosome 1, whole genome shotgun sequence includes:
- a CDS encoding Nucleus-vacuole junction protein 2 produces the protein MLRALFYAYVLGGITFVPLLIISVIFITIYTSVPVGDADVAKKTRERLETTNKEDGEDGGKEQASPEKLSNTEINDTPRTRKGWLTMRRTFEETAGDGSYVTLVRSFLDSRSKDPKRSRPKDMWYVVLKGKVLYLYEDEDMSECEAAVELSGHQVVIYPEDLPDGELFAKRNAICLKPKIIQSNCMPSVTRQMGHEQESVEDRLDSSNGKKRDVQRENKLDSEKVKDEARKEALDPSTPWFIFVRSNVEMEDWYFALIHASEHPAQTPTLSPLNSIFSVDDMNHLVSTLDAQPDVIPMRWLNALLGRIFFSHYRTHNLEAYIIGRLMKKLSKVKRPAFLTEIAVTQVSVGNKPPMLSKPMLKELTKEGDASMEVHLQYKGEVRITVEATAVINLGARFKSYTVKLVLAAVLKELEGNLLIKVKRPPSNRIWYAFTQTPRMVLEVEPIVSDRQITWGMILGTIESKFKEIIQESVVMPNMDDIAFFETAPYEHRGGIWPEAGRKPHVSTTVPSPIPDDVQSVASMPLPDTSSIISKDSTPSTSSKHTEETSTNSMERSVSAPVDIPIISTDLVDDHQDSANNSTRRSTWFNSLRSEDLNSLTTDSIFPNVKEGSSDGDRGRTVEQERNSSPRSQSTPKSSSPRSLTPERSVKDESEQLRTSQSSRRSSSSQFSYSAGNYSENEESGIKPKSVPNTPRKNSDAAQIARSASPPSFFSTLKSKAAGADKQAISNSAKEAIRKWGANWAGFKKDSASSSGEDGPQVGSSPPRSDGSSTLAQKARASYAEVRAAVAERKERAPHQRGESSDTLQSAASPTTPRARVMSSPNQALPSNSVYSEVPANPSIITSAARLTTPRLTTKKSSPSLSGVETEVDLKDLPEANEPVRHAPIHVQPVAKTMSIPGIHASHRGEVQSMGHVAAPQPPAQSDTPLLKNPAIQSVYRLWKNPSNQGHDSDTRGQPEPNVQQQQQSIDDPMRTETPDDDPPSLAPAAIIVSSPTHTMAKPTPPPLPPRFPTMRPATIVSPDTTTASQTLKNIVEKDINRSQPINANTSLASKSDPVVKSDSTEELSTSSNIDMDSSTENSHPSSSVAIDVQSQPKSPPALPPRRPQMPAPA, from the exons ATGCTTAGAGCCCTCTTCTATGCATACGTTCTCGGAGGTATAACATTCGTTCCCCTACTTATTATTTCTGTCATCTTCATCACTATCTATACGTCTGTCCCGGTTGGGGATGCCGATGTCGCCAAGAAGACCAGGGAACGACTAGAAACCACCAACAAAGAGGACGGGGAGGATGGGGGCAAAGAACAAGCATCACCTGAGAAACTTTCCAACACTGAGATAAACGACACCCCGCGTACGCGAAAAGGATGGCTGACCATGCGCCGGACATTCGAGGAGACTGCTGGGGATGGGAGCTACGTCACTCTCGTTCGTTCATTTTTGGATTCGCGCTCCAAGGATCCAAAGAGGTCGCGGCCTAAAGACATGTGGTATGTCGTGCTGAAGGGTAAGGTTCTTTACCTttatgaagatgaggatatGTCGGAATGCGAGGCAGCGGTGGAACTCAGCGGACACCAGGTCGTCATCTACCCCGAGGACTTGCCTGATGGGGAACTATTTGCTAAACGCAACGCCATCTGCCTCAAGCCAAAGATAATCCAATCAAACTGTATGCCCAGTGTTACCAGACAAATGGGCCACGAACAGGAGAGCGTAGAAGACAGACTAGACTCTTCGAATGGGAAAAAGCGGGACGTCCAGCGGGAAAATAAGCTAGACTCCGAGAAGGTCAAAGATGAGGCCAGGAAGGAAGCGTTGGATCCCTCGACACCTTGGTTTATTTTTGTCCGGTCGAACGTCGAAATGGAGGACTGGTATTTTGCTCTTATTCACGCCTCGGAGCATCCAGCTCAAACGCCAACTCTTTCGCCACTGAACAGTATTTTTTCCGTTGATGATATGAACCATCTCGTCTCGACCTTGGATGCACAACCGGACGTAATACCCATGCGTTGGTTAAACGCACTTTTGGGACGCATATTCTTTAGTCACTACAGGACCCATAACCTTGAGGCGTACATCATTGGCAGGCTGATGAAGAAGCTTTCTAAAGTCAAACGTCCAGCTTTTCTTACAGAAATCGCTGTTACGCAAGTGTCGGTTGGCAATAAGCCTCCTATGTTGAGTAAACCCATGCTCAAGGAGCTGACCAAAGAAGGAGACGCGTCTATGGAAGTTCATCTTCAATACAAGGGGGAGGTGCGAATTACAGTTGAAGCCACTGCAGTCATCAACCTAGGTGCTAGATTTAAATCCTACACAGTCAAACTGGTTCTGGCTGCTGTCCTCAAGGAACTGGAAGGAAACCTCCTAATCAAGGTTAAGCGCCCGCCTAGCAATCGTATTTGGTATGCATTCACACAGACACCGAGAATGGTCCTCGAGGTAGAACCTATTGTAAGCGATCGTCAAATTACGTGGGGCATGATTCTGGGTACCATTGAATCGAAATTCAAAGAAATT ATCCAAGAGTCGGTTGTAATGCCAAATATGGACGATATTGCGTTCTTCGAAACAGCACCTTATGAACACCGCGGCGGCATCTGGCCAGAGGCAGGACGAAAACCACACGTCTCCACAACTGTCCCTTCCCCAATACCAGATGATGTCCAATCTGTTGCGTCCATGCCATTACCGGACACTTCATCCATAATTTCTAAGGATTCCACCCCCTCAACTAGTTCGAAACACACAGAAGAGACATCTACGAATTCAATGGAGCGTTCTGTGTCGGCCCCTGTGGATATTCCCATAATTTCCACAGATCTGGTTGACGATCACCAAGATTCAGCCAATAACAGTACAAGACGTTCTACTTGGTTCAACTCTCTTCGCAGTGAAGATCTTAATTCGTTGACTACAGATAGTATATTTCCTAATGTCAAGGAAGGTTCTTCCGACGGAGATCGTGGCCGTACTGTTGAACAGGAGAGAAATTCAAGTCCCCGTTCTCAATCTACTCCGAAATCGTCAAGTCCTCGGTCTCTTACACCAGAGCGCTCGGTGAAAGACGAGTCTGAACAATTGCGTACAAGCCAAAGCTCCCGTCGTTCTTCGTCGTCGCAGTTCTCGTATAGCGCCGGCAACTATTCAGAAAACGAAGAATCCGGAATAAAACCGAAATCCGTACCAAATACCCCTCGCAAAAATTCGGACGCAGCCCAGATCGCCCGTTCTGCAAGCCcgccttccttcttttcaaCTTTGAAATCGAAAGCTGCAGGAGCCGATAAACAAGCTATCAGTAACTCTGCGAAAGAGGCTATCCGAAAATGGGGTGCTAATTGGGCAGGATTCAAGAAAGATTCGGCTAGTTCGTCTGGGGAAGATGGTCCCCAAGTGGGGAGTAGCCCACCACGGTCTGACGGATCTAGTACGCTTGCTCAGAAGGCAAGGGCAAGTTATGCGGAGGTGCGAGCAGCGGTAGCCGAGCGGAAGGAGAGAGCACCTCATCAGCGTGGCGAATCCTCGGACACACTGCAGTCGGCTGCGTCTCCTACTACACCACGGGCAAGAGTTATGAGCTCACCCAATCAGGCGTTACCCAGTAACTCTGTTTATTCCGAGGTACCTGCCAATCCTTCGATCATTACGTCGGCGGCCCGTTTGACAACCCCTCGATTGACAACGAAGAAATCCTCCCCTTCACTTAGCGGGGTAGAGACTGAAGTAGACTTGAAGGATCTGCCAGAGGCCAATGAACCTGTCAGACATGCCCCTATACATGTTCAACCCGTTGCAAAGACCATGTCTATTCCCGGCATTCATGCCAGCCATCGTGGAGAAGTACAGTCGATGGGGCATGTTGCTGCACCTCAACCACCGGCACAGTCGGACACTCCCCTTTTAAAAAATCCAGCCATTCAATCTGTGTATCGTTTGTGGAAGAATCCGTCAAATCAGGGCCACGATTCGGATACCCGTGGTCAACCAGAGCCAAATgtgcaacagcaacagcagtcTATTGATGATCCTATGCGGACTGAGACCCCTGATGATGACCCCCCATCGTTAGCACCAGCAGCAATAATTGTTTCGTCACCGACTCATACTATGGCGAAGCCGACCCCACCGCCACTACCACCAAGGTTTCCAACAATGCGACCCGCGACTATCGTTTCGCCAGACACCACGACTGCATCACAAACTCTGAAGAATATTGTGGAGAAGGACATAAACCGTTCGCAGCCTATTAATGCTAATACCTCTTTAGCGTCCAAGTCCGATCCTGTAGTCAAATCCGATTCTACTGAAGAATTGTCAACAAGCAGCAACATAGACATGGACTCAAGCACCGAAAATTCTCATCCGTCCAGCTCGGTGGCCATTGATGTTCAGTCTCAGCCCAAGTCACCTCCggctcttcctcctcgccgGCCTCAGATGCCAGCTCCAGCTTGA